The Quercus lobata isolate SW786 chromosome 4, ValleyOak3.0 Primary Assembly, whole genome shotgun sequence genome segment tggtaatattaacccgataagaaaaatgagaacaattattttctatgaaaaGCGTAAAGCTATcattatgaatagtataaaatactatgcatgaaaagatgttctcctGTTCAaatattcatagaatgaaatgatttgatttacatgcatccttattgaattctcatatatcttacctttactgagctgtgtagctcaccccttccactctttcagttagcaggttttattttgaagcaaagggagccttagtcgagttttggaaggagttggttttagttttatatgtatagatcctaaattagcaatatgatgtttagatttgtagcattgtgtattttaggatcAAATGAAAGTGtataccttaaagtattaagagatgtattatgtgaaattcTGAATTTGAACAATTGGTGGATTATGTCAATTTTTTGAGTACAATGTAGATGCTCTGAATATCAAGTGaaaagttatattatttaagtaagGAAACAAGGATGAAAAGTAAGAGGGAAGCTTTTggtaaaagttttgtaaaagttaagttagttcttgttaatatcaggtttaggcttgatattagcatACCGGTCATGGTCACGAATCCGGGTATCGGGTTTAGGGTGTGAAAATCTGGATCCCCACTTGAGTacccatcccatcagacaccccttttagccctctgtgagttgtggcaaccaaggcagcactgttcacgggtcctctccacattaatacggccagaaaagtagctgtagtgcatttaatgtggtggtgacagctttctcttagatattttaagTTGTCTTCCCTCTCACATGTTCATGGGGCGCATTCCGATTGCTAAAGTATACACTTGGTCTGTGTTTGTCGTGTCCGAGaaggagttcctcctcggaccttcTTCCATTCATCCCCCACTGGTAAGACTTGTAATGTGGATCATTTAAGTCATCTTCTCCTCCTCGGACTTATTAatgtcctcggacaaggcccaagacccaatacattattttgggccctagCCTCTACAATTGCTCCTCAAAACTTCGATTTTTCCCTTCCATCTGAGGAgaaaaagcggggttttgatttttaagagataaGACCAGCTGATTTTTGGTTCACAAGTGTGGGAGTGGTTACTTCTGAAGTTTTGTAGTTTACGAGGTGCTATTAATTGCTCCAGGCAGCTTTATGTCCCCCGCATCCAACGGGAAGCGCAGATCCAATGGCTGGTGTTTCTCCTAGTATTTTGAGCGGGAGTACTCTTTTCCATTTTCTCCTGCTATATAAAGCCTTGAAGGAACCccctttgcctttcttttttatgaatagTCAAGAACTTCAGAGAACTCCAGTGCCCAGTCTTCATAAAACGCACCAAACTCTTGAGTTTCCGTAGTCATTTCCTATAAGAAGCTTTTCTTTGAAAAGATCTTTGAAAGTTTTAGAGATTATTATACGAGTACCCGTAAGTTCTTATTCCTTTATATTACCCCTTTTTCCTCTCGGCCTTCCTCCTCGGCCTTTCAGTTCATCTAGATAGGTAAATTCAAGCGTTTAGTAGAGACACCAGCCATTATGGAGGCTTTAGAGCTAGGTACCATATTCCACAGGGGGTGGTTTTAGATATTGCCCTCCGGACCGAGTACTGACCGATAGAGATATGGGTCAAGCCGTCATTCCCATGATcactttcatagagggaggaatgacgctTCTCATGCATAGGATTACCCGAGACTACTTGATTAACCATAGGTTGATCCCTTATCAGTGCGCCCCCAACCTATTTAGGGTCTTGGGCTACGTAGATGCCCTGAATGAACAAATGGGCTTAGGGTTCACGTGGCATGATGTGGTTCACATGTACAAGTGCCACAAGCTTGCCAGTACGGGGTACTACCTTAAATCTCGGTTCGAGGATGTTAGGATAATATCCTGTCTTTCCAAGTCTAATAAGGGTATGAAGGATGACTACCTGATTGCCTCGGGGGAATGGAGTGACGGTCTTCATTGTCCAATTCAGGCAAGAGATCCAAGTGTGGTACCTTTAGGATCAGTCCCCTTGGAAGGGGATTTAACCTATTAGCTTTATTCCTTTTGCTTGGCACTtcatttttttggtagaaaatatCCTTTTAGCGATCTGACCATAATTCCCTTCTCGGCTATTTTGCAGATAAAGCCCACGTTGCTCTGCGGCTCAGCCATACCAACGTTTTGGCCCTTAACTACCTCTTGAGGCCGGAGATTTTTGTAAGCGAGGAAGGAAAATTGCGTGCCGCTCATCTGATCTTGGGTTACGAGCCCTTGACCCGCGTCTTTCAGGACATTAGCCAGTCAATAAGAGTCGGTAGTTCAAGGTTATCTCAGATCGACGTCTCTAAGTCAAGATTTTTGGCTTGAAAGGACCTTCCACCGGTTACCTTGCCCATTCTACAAGACCTTCCACCAGCTGCACAGCCACCTCCGCAAGACCATCTTGAAGCTGCAGCATTTATTAAAGAGGAGATTGAATCATCTCGCCTTTCATtagaggaggagatagacgagttttattttgaagaagaCAATCCAAAGGCTCCTCTAATTAACCTCTCGGATGCCGAGGGTGAGCTAGACAGAAACTCCAGCATTCGCGCCCCTTCCCTTATGATCACCTGCTCGGACGATTCCTCTAACAAAGAGGTAGATAACATGACCTCGAACAAGGGAAATAATAGCTTAAGGGAGCTTATGGATGCTACGGGCAAAGTGTCAACCTCGAAGGCACCCACTAAGTCTTAAGCTCCTTCTAACCTTTCTCCTGCTCCTCCACAGGTCCCCGCCAACCTCGGCCTGAAGGCTAACCTTGACTTGAAGAAAAAGAGGCCAACCAAGTCGCTCAAGGAAGGCGAGGTGGACCCTCGGCATGGTGCAAAACACCAAAAGGTGACCCAGGAACCTCGGGACAAAAGGGCCCCATCCGTGGAGAGCCACGACGAGCTAGATAGGGCTGAAGTGCGCGTGGCATAGTGTACTTGGAGTCCTCGGCTCGAGGTGGATAGGTCACCAATTCCTTGGAACGCCTCGGTCCGGGAATACCAGAGGGGCCGAGCAGGGTACATTGCTGAAGCCCTGGAGTAGCCCATGCTCCTTCCTTGGGACATGGACGCTTACAAGCGTTTCTCACAAAACGAACTCTTCCTGTCCCTGAAGAGGGACCTTGCAATGGTAAGGCTACTTATCCCTTTACAAGCATAAATACTGaatcatatttttttctaaCTCATGTCGTTTTGTGATCTTTGGGCAGATTACTCAGCAAGTTTTTGTGGCCGAGAAGTGGTATCGCAATGCTCGCAAGCTAACCGATACTGAAGCCCTCTTTTGTGCCGAGATAGAGAAAATGCTAGAGGCTATCAAGCAGGAGCAGTATGAGCTAACTGAGAAGCTGAAGGATGCACAATTAGGTCATTTGAGCGCTGAGGCTGGCTTGAAAAATGCAGAGAAGCAAGCTGAGGACCAGCGCCAGAAGTTGCACGTGATTGAGATCAATCTTGCTACTGAGAAACAGGTTGTCCTAAATCTCAAAGCTGCGTTGTAAAAGGCCAAGGAGGAAACCTAGCTGGTCAAGGAAGCAGCCGAGGCCGAGAAAAGGGCTGCCTTTCAACTTGGCGTGGAGGAGATGCAAGTAAGGCTTGTCGAGGAATTGTTAGAAGTATGCAGGAAGTACTGCAGTGTCACATGGGACAAGGCTCTCAGCATTGCAGGTGTCCTTGCAGATTCTGTTTGGAGGCTACCTAAAAACGTCTTCTACCCCCTAGAGATCCGGGAGGTCCCTGCTGATGCTCCAGAATCTTCCGAGCAACCTGCGGCTATCCTAGATGCCATCCTGATAGCTGAAACTACAAAGGAATCTAACCAGGCTAGGCCAGGAAGCCGAGGGAGAGAAGGGCAAAGGTAAGGGCAAAGGGAAAAAACCCTCTTCCAAATCAAAGGATCCCTCCAAGGAGAAGGTTGTAGAGGCCGAGGGTCATGGGGTTGACCCCCAAGCCAAGGATGTTTCTCCTTCTTAACTAGAGCAAAAAGAAGACCCTCTTGCTAAAGCTTAGcccttagggtttttctctctctctctcttttttttttttttttttggtagtatcATTTTGAAGTAGaagtgtattttgtttttgttttcaaagacATCTCATCCGGGCATACTGTACTGTCTTTATCTcttaatgtgaatgctcttccTTTCATCCTTTGTTCTTTTGCTTgatgttgtttggattttattgcATAGctctaaataaatataattgtgCCTTCAGTTAGAGTTTACAATAATGTTTTTCCAATATGACTAAGTGTTAGGGGTAAAACTGTGCAGTGAATCTTAGGTAATGAAGGTTGACATGCAGACAGTCTGTATACTGCGCGTAAGTATAGGTTTAAATTTGCTTTGGGTCTGTTTAGGCTTTAAGTCCTGTTTAAAAACCTATATATATGCAGTTTAAGATTATGAAATACACCCACTTCAAGACCCGTTTGAACTATTTAACGCGTGaatagatgtcataagttattGATTTTTCCTAAGCCtatggtctgaggagccataaaggacttaggttctgtttaacaccttgatagatgccataagttattaattttccctaagcttgtggtccgaggagccatgtaggacttaggttctatttaacacttggatagatgtcataagctattaatttcccctaagcctgtggttcgaggagccgtgcaggacttagattctgtttaacacttgaatagatgccataagttattaatttctcctaaacctgtggtccgaggagccatgcaagacttaggttctgtttaacacttggataGAAGTGAACTATATGACGCGCAATTATAATAAAACATAGTGTAAGCAAAActgcttttattaataataatacattcttAGCTTATTTACATGCCATGGGCAGGGTACAGCtttctcatctaagtcttcCAAATAATATGCACCTATTCCTGCTACTGAAGTGATGCGATATGGACCTTCCCAGTTGGGCCCCAGCTTTTCTCAGGACGGGTTCTTAGCGTTACCCAAAATTTTCCTCAACACCAGGTCTTCTATCACTAGCGGCCGTAGTTTTacattggcatcatacccttgcttgagtttctggtgataataggccaattgaatcattgtcttttctcttttttcttcaattaaatctaGACTTCTTCCTAGCAATTCGTCGTTGTTGCTTGGAGTGATGGTGCCCGTTTTTAGTGTTGGAAAGATAGTCTCCAAGGAAAGGACAACttcagccccataagtcataGAAAAGGGAGTCTCTCCCGTTAACCATCGTGGTGTAGTCCGATAAGTCCATAGGACGTGTGGCAGCTCTTCCACCCGTCTTCCCTTTGCATCATCTAATCTCTTCTTCAATCCATTAACTATGACCTTATTAATAGCCTCGgcctgcccatttccttgggggtagGTCGGAGTGGAATATCGGTTTGTAATTCCCAAGTCGCAACAATATCTTCTGAAGgtcttactatcaaattgaaggccattGTTTGAGATGAGGGCATGAGGGACTTTGAATCGAGTAATGATATTTCTCCAAATGAATTTCTTtgcatccacgtccctgatgttAGCTAGGGGCCTAGGGGCCTGGCTTCGACTCATTTGGTGAaatagtctgtgccgaccattAAGTATCTTTTATTTCCTGCTGCTTTAGGGAAAGGGCCTACGATATTCAAGCCCCATTGAGCGAACGACCAAGGACTGGAGATGGGATTAAGGACCCCTCctggttggtggatatttggagcaaacctttggcattgatcacacttcttggCGTATTCTTGGGCTTCTTTCTGCATGCccggccaccaatatccttaaGTGAGGGCTTTGTGTGCTAGTGATCTTCCTCCTATGTGACTCCCACAAATtccctcatgcaactcttcgAGTAATAGCTCTGACGCTTTGAGGTGTACACATAGCAGATACGGCCCAAAACAGGAGCGCTTGTACAGCTTGTGATACTCAGacagccagaaccgaggagctttTTTTCATATCTTCTCGGCTTCTGATTTCTCTTCTGGTAGTACATCATCTTTAAGAAAGCTCACTATGGAATCCATCCAGCTCGGACTCACTCTAACTTGATGGATTCGAACCATGTCCTTTTTTACTACATCTACCCTGTACAAGTCCTCGACGAGGATGATTCGAGGTAAACATTGCTCCTTGGACGTGGCAAGAGTGGCCAATGAATCCGCATGTGTGTTCTCACTCCTAGAGACGTGTGTCAAGTTGAAGAATTAAAAGTCTGATTGTAAGCGCCTGACCTGACTCGGGTACTCCTGCATTCTCACATCTctggcttccagctcaccctTCACTTGGCCTTACAACCAATCTGGAATCCGAGAACACTTCTAATGCCTTCCCTCCCATTTTCTGCACCATGGCCATTCCTTGCAATAAAGtttcatactcggcttcgttgttcATGGCTGAGAACCCTAGTCTTAATGACTTTTCTATGGTAATCTTCTCAGGGGATATTAGTACTAGCCCTACCCCGGATCCCCTTTGGTTTGCCACGCCATCAATGTACACTTTCCAGTGTGAGGCTCCTTATGCAgagattgtgccaaccgattttccatccatgttttccTCCTTCACTACTGTTTCTATTGGGGGCTCGACAGATTCGGCTATTAAATCAGCGAGGACTTGGCCCTTGACGGAGGTTcgaggcatgtatttaatatcGAAAGCCCCTAGAAGTGTACTCCACATGGCAATTCTTCCTGTGTAATCGGCACTTAGGAGTATCGACTTGAGtggaagctgagttagaacaACAACAGTTTGCACTTGGAAATAATGAGGGAGTTTTCGTGTAGCATGCATTACTGCCAAAATCGCCTTCCCCAATGGTAAGTaacgcacctcggcctcatgtaacAATTTACTCACATAGTAAATTGGCCGTTGTATGCCACCATTAATCCGTATTAACACCAAGCTTACAACATGAGGGGCCATCGTGATGTAGGCGAACAAAACCTCGTTtgcctcagggctagacatgatgggtggtcgcgacaggtattctttaagttgctggaaggctAAGGCACAGTCCTCGGACCACTTAAATCCTTTCCATTTGTTCATCAGGAGGTAGAAGGGCCGACATCGTTCCGCAGATCGGGAAATAAACTGATTCAAGGCCGCGATCATTCCAATGagtttttggatttcttttggGTTCCAAGGAGCTTGCAAATTGTGAATCGCTTTGATCTGATCTGGgctcacctcaattcccctgtgAGTTACCATATAGCCCAAAAATTTGCCAAACCCGACACCAAATGAGCACTTAGAGGCATTGAGATGCAGTTTGTATTCTCTTAAGATGTCAAAAATGACTCCGAGATCTCCCACATGCTCGGATACTACTTTACTCTTTACTaccatgtcgtctatgtagacttcaatacTCTTGCCCAACTACGGCtcaaacattttagtcatcatcttTTGGTAGGTAGAccctgcattcttcaaaccgaaaggcatcactttgtagtggtAGTTTCCAATAGGAGTCACGAATGCCGTTTTTTCTTGATCACCCGaggctagtggtatttgatgatagccttgaaaggcatccaagaagctcattcgaggatgGCCTACAGTTGCATCTACTAACTGGTCTATCCGAGGCATTGGGAATGGGTCTTTTGGGCACGCcctgttcaagtctgtgaaatctacgcaaactcgccacttcccactcttcttttttactaaTATTGTATTGGCCAACCACTTGGGGtagaaaacttctttgatagcccctgctttttTGAACTTTGTTACTTCATCCCTAACAGCGTTGGCATGCTCTTTTGACGGGTGTCGGGGTGGTTGCTTTTTGGGAGTGACGGATGGGTTAACGTTTAAGTTGTGGCAGATGAAGCTTGGATCAATCCGTGGGGCCTCGTAGgcatcccatgcaaacacatccaTATTTTTTCTAAGAAACCCAATCAGTTCTTCTTTCTCCCGAAAAGGTAGTTTTGAGCCAACTTGAAAGAATTTCTTTGGATCAGCATCAACAATCACCTTTTCTAGATTTTCGCATTTTACCTCCTCGGCTGGCTCATTAGCGGGTATTGCCGGGGtggttgattgctataagtccTTTCTAATAGAGGCCAAGGACTCTGCATTGGATTGGCATGAGATGGCAGCCACCATGCATTGTCTGGACATGGCTTGATTTCCCACAATCTCCTTGACTCGGCCTTCCgatgggtatttcaccttcGAGTAAAGTGTAGAAGAAATGACCCCTAGGGCATGGAGCCAAGGTTTGGCCACTATAGCTGTGTAAGGCGAATAGGCGTCGAccacaataaaatccacctttACCACGTTCGAACcggtctgtatgggtagtctgaTCTGGCCTCTTGGTGTAATGGTTTTCCCTTCGAAACTTACTAAAGGGGAATCATACGCCGTTAGGTCTTCAGGTTTTAGATTCAGCCCCCTGTACAGGTCGgggtacattacttccacaGCACTGCCCTGGTCTACCAGTACTCTCTTCACATTAAACCCCCCAATCCTGAGTGTAACTACCAgagcatcgtcgtggggttggatgACTCCGATCTTATCCTCGTCTGAGAATCCTAGCACAGGCGAGGCTCCTTTCCTAGACTTTTTGGACTCCCAATCACTGTCCTCGGTGGAGAGCCGAGCCACAGACATTACTCGGGAGGGACAAGAGTCAGTCATTCCTGAAGCAGCAAGGATGACATTTATCGTGCCTATTGGGGATCTTAAAGATATGTCTCTCCGGGGTTCTTGGTTTGTTTGGCCTGGATGACCACTGGAAGGATGCAAAAGGTGCCTCAATTTCCTTTCTCGAACCAGCTGATCCAAATGGTTCCATAGGTTCCTGTAGTCTTCTGTAGTATGTTCGTGGTCTTGGTGGTAATAACAATACAGACTCTGATTGCGCTTTGTGAAGTCTCCAGTTATCTTATTTGGCCACTTGAAGAATGGCTCATTCTTGAATTTCTCTAAAACCTGGTGTACTGGTTCTCTGAATATGGCGTTAACCGTCTGCGTGTTGGCTGTTTCTGATTGCCCTGCGAAATTTCTCCTTGGTAGTTATTGTTGtatcgttccgacctgaaatcattccTCTTTTGAGggatgatcttctcctttcctttcccttgcaGCTGGTCCTCTTCCACtcttttgtatttgtcaatcAAGTCCATCAGTTGATGAACGCTGGTGATAGGCTTACtagtcaaggatttcctcaaacCATGCTCAGTAGGGAGACTGCTTTTAAAAGTGCTGATGGCGACATCGTCATAGTCGCCGTCCATCTCGTTgtacatttcccagtatctgTCCGAGTATGCTTTTAAAGTTTTTCCCTCACGCATGGATAATGACAATAACGAACTCAGAGGCAAGGGAACCTTGCTGCTCGTAATGAAACGAGAGCCAAAAGCTTGGATGAGCAGCTTGTAGGAATCTATGGAGTCTGTTTTCAAGCTATTGAACCACCTTATCGCCACAGGTCCTAGGCTGGACAGGAAAACCTTATACATCAAAGCTTCGTTCTAAGAGTGGATGGCCATTC includes the following:
- the LOC115983716 gene encoding uncharacterized protein LOC115983716; the protein is MLLPWDMDAYKRFSQNELFLSLKRDLAMITQQVFVAEKWYRNARKLTDTEALFCAEIEKMLEAIKQEQYELTEKLKDAQLGHLSAEAGLKNAEKQAEDQRQKLHVIEINLATEKQVVLNLKAAL